The stretch of DNA TGGTCttatgaggaagaggagtttggattattttttcttttctttaaaaAGTTGTTTATTTAAGTAGTTTCTTTAATTCGGGTAACACACACGACAACCCAATAAattaaacaacgaaaaaatgcaacctctataaccccctaacccttTTATTCGGGTAACACACACGACAACCCAATAAattaaacaacgaaaaatgCAACCTCTATAACCCCCGAAAAGGATTGGTGTCGAGTTAGTAAAGGCGAGGGCTAGGACGCTGGTcttgtgaggaagaggaggttggattattttttcttttctttaatAAGTTGTTTATTTAAGTAGTTTCTTTTATTCGGGTAACACACACGACAACCCAATAAattaaacaacgaaaaatgCAACCTCTATAACCCCCATCCAAGGTGCCACGGTTGAGATTGAGCCCCACACACTGTCGGGACAAAGGAGAAACGACCTTCGGGTCAGAGGTTCCAGCGCTCTGGCCTTCACTGACTACGACCTGAAGGTTTACTCCCTCGGGGACCGAGACGCGAGGAGCACAGCCACCCCCAGCACCCCCAACAGCAAACTGGCCGACTTCTGCTTGGACCGGTGCGTGAACTGGCTCGACAAGGTGGGTCAGGTCGTCTCGAAGAACGCTCCGAAAGTCACTGGTGGGGTCTTTAAACcgatcatcctttccactggTGGCCtgatgagcaggagcacagcagacgaatggaaggagtggagggaggcgatGCCGGTGGGGGGGTtcgagaaaatggagaaacgGATTGGTGTCGAGCTAGTAAAGGCAAGGGCGAGGACGCTGGTCttatgaggaagaggaggttggattattttttcttttctttaaaaAGTTGTTTATTTAAGTAGTTTCTTTAATTCGGGTAACACACACGACAACCCAATAAattaaacaacgaaaaaatGCAACCTCTATAACCCCCTAAGTCGAACAAATAGGGGATCCAGCAGCAGTAGATTATGTAAGCGTGATCTCACCCAATGTGGCAGTACTCATTTCGCTGGCCTGAGGGGATATTCACTGAGTGATCGCTTGTATCCGTTATGCATGCATAAAAATAAACATCACCAGTCGATAGAGCACCCTTTGTTTGCCCTAGACGGATAGTCAGTAGACCCTTAGGCATTGGAAAGTGATCCAGTTAGCATTGACACAACATATATGGATGGCCcaaaaaaaaccaaaaaaagtCGCCCACCAAAAAAAGGTTCCGTCCCCACCATACGACACAATATGACCCCTCCCTCTTTCGAGAGGCCGTGTGTATGCATCCACTAATGACTTTTTCGACCTGAGGGTACCATTCGAAGCAGCAGATCGAACGCTTTCGCCCCCTACCCCGCCGTACAACGAAGACTTGCGATGTCATACCAGGGAAATCGATTGGTGACACAGCTAAAAATTTCGGCGTTTTCCCTGAATTTTTGTATGGGGACTGATTTCCCTGGCGCGCCAGGAAGTAGTTCCTTATGTTAGGGTTCTGCCGGCACTGagttctcctttttagCCTCGCTCGATGCTTCTAACGCTTTCAACCGTGTAGATAGGGCCGAGATGGCAGCTGCGGTCAAGACCCATGCGCCGACGCTTTGGAGGACATGCAAATGGGCCTATGGCGACTCATCCGACCTCGTGTGTGGCGACAAAATCCTTCACTCCTCTCAAGGTGTTCGACAGGGTGACCCCTTTggccctctcttcttctcgatcaCCCTCCGACCAACCTTGAATGCCCTCAGCCAATCGCTAGGTCCATCTACGCAAGCGCTCGCTTATCTCGATGACATCTacctcttctcaaacgaCTCGCAAGTCCTCAGCAAAACTACCCAATTCCTCGCCGACAAGCAGcacatcatcaagctcaatgaaaagaaatgcAAGTTAATCAGCTTCGATGAGATCAGGCAGGACGGCTTCAAGATGCTAGGGACGATGGTAGGAGGTAAGGAGAAGCGGGCGGAGTTTCTGGAAGGCAAGATTcggaaggaaatggcaaaggtgggcaagctcaaggatcTTCCACATCAACACGCGCTCCTTCTATTACGTTTCTGCATTCAGCAAAATCTACGACACCTGCAGAGAAGCCTGCGCTCGGACGACCTTGTAGATCTATGGGAAAGACTGGACACGATGCTatgggaggaggtgaaaaggatgaggatgaggcagCGAGAGGATacggtggaagaggaggctcTAGGGAGATCGTTGACGAAGCTACCAGCGCGACTGGGCGGACTAGGTCTACTTTCCTTCAAAGATGTAGCCCCCCTTGCTTACCGCTCGGCAGCCGAGGCCTCCGACACTCTCCTCGATAACCTAggtctcctttcttcgccaGAGGAACCTCCAACTCCGGTCCCCCAACGAACTCGATGCGCAGAACTCTGGGAATCGCAACAGGAAGCCATTCTACGTAATCTCGGCGACACTGAACGCAAGCGACTCACCGAGAATGCCTCCAGACTCGGCCGAAGTTGGTTATCAGTCATCCCTTACCTTCAGCCCCTGCGCCTTTCCAATGTCGAGATTGCCTCGGGTCTCCACGACCGCACCCTGGTCGGCTCCTCGATCCCTGTCTGTCGCTTCTGTGGGTCGGACTCACCTTTGGGTCACGACGAGCTTTGCCGCGCCCGCAACCCCTGGACCCAGCGCCGGCACAATGCCATCAACCGCGTCATCTATCAACACCTCAAACAAATCCAAGGTGCCACGGTTGAGATTGAGCCCCACACGCTGTCGGGACAAAGGAGAAACGACCTTCGGGTCAGAGGTTCCAGCGCTCTGGCCTTCACTGACTACGACCTGAAGGTTTACTCCCTCGGGGACCGAGACGCGAGAAGCACCGTCACACCCTGCGCCCCCAACGGCAAGCTGGCCGACTTCTGCTTGGACCGGTGCGTGAACTGGCTCGACAAGGTGGGTCAGGTCGTCTCTAAGAACGCTCCGAAGGTCACTGGTGGGGTCTTTAAACcaatcatcctttccactggtggcttgatgagcaggagcacAGCAGACGAATGGAAGGACTGGAGGGACGCGATGCCGGTGGGGGGGTtcgagaaaatggagaaacgGATTGGTGTCGAGTTAGTAAAGGCAAGGGCGAGGACGCTGGTCttatgaggaagaggaggttggattattttttcttttctttaatAAGTTGTTTATTTAAGTAGTTTCTTTCATTCGGGCAACCCACACGACAACCCAATAAattaaacaacgaaaaatgCAACCTCTATAACCCAGCGCCGACACAACGCCATCAATCGTGTCATCTACCAACACCTCAAGCAAATCCAAGGTGCCACGGTTGAGATTGAGCCACACACGCTGTCTgggcaaaggagaaacgACCTCCGGGTCAGAGGTTGTAGCGCGCTTGCCTTTGCTGACTATGACCTCAAGGTTTACTCCCTCGGGGACCGAGACGCGAGAAGCACCGTCACACCCTGCGCCCCCGACGGCAAGCTGGCCGACTTCTGCCTGGATCGGTGCACAAATTGGCTCGAAAAGGTGGGTCAGGTCGTCTCCAAGAACGCTCCGAGGTCACTGGTGGGGTCTTTAAACcgatcatcctttccactggtggcttgatgagcaggagcacAGCGGACGAATGGAAGGACTGGAGGGAGGCGATGCCGGTGGGGGGGTTCgcgaaaatggagaaaaggaTTGGTGTCGAGTTAGTAAAGGCGAGGGCTAGGACGCTGGTcttgtgaggaagaggaggttggattattttttcttttctttaaaaGTTGTTTATTTAAGTAGTTTCTTTAATTCGGGTAACACACACGACAACCCAATAAattaaacaacgaaaaaaaTGCAACCTCTATAACCCCCTAAGATTCGTAAGGGTGCGGTGGCAAGCTGCCGTGTCGCGATTTGAAGTTGTTGAGTTGACATCTCGGCAACAAGGGAGAAGGCGAGAGTTCTAAAAAATCCAGGGCTTAATACTGTATCAGAGAGTGTGGACAAGAAGTCTTCACTCACCCAACAGAGCACTGGTAGAACACCGCCCACACCAGCATCAAAGCACCCGTAGCAAGGGAAGCAGCTTGCTTTTACATTCAGGAACGAGACCGACGAAGCCAATAGATAACAGGGTAACGCATAGACTGCAGAGACCACCGATGAAAAGAGTTCGTCGACCCATTTTAGTCATGAGATACCATGCCCCAAAAGTACCAAGCATATTGATGGCGTACTGACCTATCGCGAAGTCGTATGGGATTTGACCGGTAAGACCAGCCTGCTCGAAGAAGTAAGTGGAATGATTGGAGAATATGTTGCCAGCCAAATTTTGAGTCGCCCAAAGCATACAAATGATCTCAGTCCTGCGGAGATTGACACCTTTAAAGCAGTCGAGGTAAGATGCACCAGAAGTCATATCTTTTTCCAATTCAGTTCTGTGTCGAATCATGTCGATTGTTTCGGTAGCATCAAATGTAGGATCGGTcttggaagaagccaaTCAAAGCAAAGATTTTTTGGCTTGTTCAATTCGACCTTTGCGGACCAGCCACCAGGGAGATTCTAGAGCAAAGTAGATACCAATATTAAGGGAGGATAGAACATCCACTAAATCCAGAGTCAGCTTCAGATCGGGCAAGTATAGGATGTCCCTCTCACCATAAGTCCATAAGGTATGCGGTATGCCCATTGATCGGTTCGACCGAATTGAGATTTTATTACTCCAATACCAATGAGCTGTCCCCATCCCCAGCAGAAATCACCATAACTGGTGAGATATCCCCGAAGTGCCACTGGGCAAACTTCAGCAGCGTAAGATATGGCAACTGTAAACGGTCAGCTCTGAGCCTCATCTTTGAGCCATCTTACTTACTCGACTGAAAACACCCCACGGGATACCAGCGAGAATTTCACCCGCGAGTAACGTTTGAATATTGGGAGcgcaaaagaagattgcGTTCACACCAGTGAGCCAGATTAGACAGCCCAAAATGACGATGAACAAGTCCCAGGCGACGGAAGAATAAGATTGAATAATAACCACATTTAACAGTATCAGCAGGTGTCACAAGTATGCGGACATCAATGATATGCACATACAAGAACTTATGGGTGCATGCACGGCATCCCATGTTTGCGAATGTGCAGATTATACGTCGCATTTAGGCCAACAACCAGAGGGCAAAAGGTATACATAGAGACCTAGAGGAGCAATCATTATTAGCAAAGACGGCCTCATCAAATGAATTATACTTGCTCTGTGGCTTTTCCGATATGTATCCATCCTGTCTTTGTATAGTGTCGATAGTTATGATCTAAGGAGATTTCGGCAGTGTAGAATTTGGCCgcttgctgttgttgtaaGAATATATGATATGAGCCGATGGAGAATAAAGATGAGAAACACGAAAGCTGCCAATCCAAGAAGCGCCATGGCAGGCCCAGTCGTGTCCAGTCGAGAAATCGAGATGGTGCGTGAACAAGTACTTATGTAAGTATGGTTATTTGTAAGGGAAGGAGCGAGGAGGTGACCGGCGGTGATGTGACTCGCCACCGGTCCAACACGTTGCGCGGAACGAATTTACGATCGATAACTCAACTTCTTGTTTTTCCTTCCCGCCTTCGTTTCCCAgtcctcatcgtcttctctGTCCATTCAAACCCCAGTATTACCATCTTTGCTCCACCCTCCGCTTCCACAATGACCTTTCCGGACACaaatgaaggagattggGCGTCGAGACGAGCTGCGGCACTAGCCCAACTTACCTCAGACTCGCGCCTGACTTCATTATCCCCCGCCTCTGCTTCCGACTCACCTTTATCTTCGTTCCCCTCATCACATCAAACACTCCCCGAACATTCAAAATCCCCTCGTGACGATCCCATTGCATACGGCGGCCACCCTAAAAACAAAGGCCGACCatatcctctctctctcatccCCTTTGACCTCAGCGAACCTTACGAGGTTTCCGAATACCTTACTATCCGCTCCTACGATGAGACATGCCAAGGCGACTACCTGGGTCAAGATTGGGCCGATACGTAtaagaaggggaagatcGTTGATGAGCAAATGTTCGACGACGGGCATGTTCATCGCTATCTTGATCGCTTCATCCAAGAAAAGTACAAGGCGATGGATACAAAGTTCTCACATCAAGCGAATTTGAAATCGGTCTTCTACGACAGAGATGACAAAGAGTGGGCGAAGCTAGATTTGGTGGATGTGTACAGACGGCGGACGGGGAAAGTTCTGGGAGTCGTGAGTCATGGCTTGTGCAGAAGATGACACAAGGCTCATGATGCGTCCAACATAGCCGTCTCAATCGCAAGACACCTCCAAATCAAAAAAGGATGGTTCCACTACTCCGGACGCCTCTCTCATCGGCAACGTCAACGATCCTAGCTCTCCCTCGGGCTGGAAAGAAATGCTTTACGCAGTCATCGAAGTGAAGTGGATGCGATTAGCGGCTCTTCTTACCGGCGAGGCTAAAAGTCAAACCGACGAGAAAGCTCTTAGTTACCTCTGCCAGGAAGGCGTGTTTCAAACTATGTGGTATGTCATCTTGGGCTACGCCATTTCGCGCTGCATCTTCGGTCTCTCCATAGTCAACGAATACTTCTATAGAATTGTGTATCTCTATCAAGACTCGGCCTCAGACAGTCCCGTGCTTGCCCTGGAGGCAGGCAACGAGTTCTTGGAGAAAGCCGGGCGACATTTTGGATATCCGCAGGATGGTTACTCAGTCGAAGAACTTGCAGAGCTGCAAGACTTTTGGTCGTCGCCTCCCAATTCTCTGATCAGCGACCGTGCCAACGCCACTTTGAATAAAGAGGCAAGGTACCACCTCGATGCGACCATTCTCTTGTTCCTTGCTCGTGCAGCGGCACTTCCAACACAACGCTTCTTCAACGATCTGCCCCTCTCTTTTGCTCATCGCGTTCCTGTTGATGCGACCGCTCATACATCCACCGACATGAGGTTGAAAGGATTCGAGGCTGGGCGCAGGCGACACAGTCTTCGTTCGACCAAGAGGAACAAGCGCACATTGGCGGATTTgtatgatgaagagaaagatgaagaggacaagcCAGGGGGCGACAAGCCACCTGGCAAGGATAATGATGGCTCGCACGGCGGAAACTCTGGCTCTGGAGGCGATAACTCACGTGGCGGAGGGTCTGGTTCTGGCGGAGGGTCTCGTCCTGGCGGAGGGTCGCGTCTTGGTGGAGGATCTCGTCCTGGCGGCAGGGGTGCAGGCGGaggctcctcttctcgtcgTGCTGAGGCGTTTGACAGTCGAACCTCCACTGCACCGCAAGAGTTCAGGAGGGGCCTGGAGAGGCTATCCGCTCCTAAGGAAATGTTCCACATGAAGACGTCCATCATGgcctccctcctctccaatAACCGTATGCACCTTTTAATCTTCCATGCTGAAGTTACGCTTACGAATCTACTGTAGGTGCCAGATGCTCTAGGGCTCCCCCCTCCGTCGACAGTGACTCCTCTGGAGAGTTGGACTCGTCGTTTGACACGTCCTTCGGCTCCAATAGGGCGGCTCTTATCCTTGACGATCTCCGCGACGATCCCCCCCCAATAGTCAACAAGCCCGACCCTGTCGATATCGACCTTGAAGATATCGACCCAGAGTCGGGCGAGCTTACGTTGGCGGCCTTTAAGGACCACCTAACGATGCTCGGGGTGCGGGTGAAGCTGGTCACTCGGGACCAGATGGGCGTCTTGTTGGCCCGGGGATGAGGGAACAGCTTCGGCTGTTGAGTGGATGGATAGAGGAGAGTGGGATAgttgtttttgttgtaCATATTGGAAGTTGTAAATCGGATAGACATTATTATCTTGTAGAGATATGTTACATGTACGTCATTCctgtcttcctcccatcttcctccttgtcttcctcctttcctcgtTCCTCTGTACCCTTACACTTCAGAGCAGCCGGCCGCATCTGCTTCCACTCGCCCTTTGCGTCATGAGTTAGTCAAGCGAGGGTACATTGCACATCGGAACATCGTGATCATATGCATCATGCTTTCCCCCACACTTTCTTTTAATGAGATCTAAGGGTACCATGGGAAGTACTCCTTTGCCTCCCAGCCCAAGAACCGCTTGGCCTTGCTACAATCGTACAGTCCCTCGTTACCCTTCCattcccttctcttctcgacGTTAGGATACCACTTGTCGATGAGCGGAATAGTAGCAGCCTGTTGATGCTGTACCGGCGCtacgacgaagaaggccTCGTGACCGTTGGGAAAGGTCGCTTCTGGAGCTGTCAATCCCAACAGGGTCGCCTCAGCAACGTCCTTCTCGGAGATGTAGCCCCACAGATCCTTCGGCTCTCCTCCACGTTTGTGCAGCGTCTCGAGGTTGAACAAGGACGAGTCAACGACCCAATGATAACGGAAGGAGGCGATTCGCATCCATGGGTATTTTCGAGCAAAGGCGCCTGCTTGCACTTCGCAGATCCTGAAGGGTGTGAACATGAGCATCAAGAGGTGGGTCAAACGGAGTGTCAAATGGACGCAAGCGGACTTACTGCTTGCTGAGATCGTACGCGGCTTGTGGGCGTAAAGGATGGTTCTCGTCCAACGGAAAATAGTCGAACGTGGGGGGATTAGAGCCAACTGCGAACGGGCCTGTTAGCTTTGCGCCGACGACACGACAAATGAGAGGAACAACTAACGCATGCCGATAGCATTCACACTGGACGCTTGTACCACCCGCTTGACCCCAAGGTCAGATGAAGCCCGGAGAATCCCATATGACATTGACGTGTTGATGTTGTGAATATCCTACCAATGTATCCTTCGCCGATCAGCCGACTATGCCTTGTACTAACCGCCTTTCCGCAACTCACCGATTCAGTCCAGTCTTTCCCTTTGTGTACACTGTTAGGGTTGTTCAAGACCGCTGCAAGATGTATCATGGCATCACAGCcctgctccttcatcgCAGTCTTCAACGCCGTGTCATCCCGCACATCGAGTTGCTTGTAGTTGTACTTATCGTTCCCGCTGACGCCTGAGTTCGCTGGCAGATCGACGCCGAACACCCTATGCCCCTTGGCAAGTGCCGCACGAGACACCACTTTGCCGACATGACCCGCAGCGCCGGTAATACAGATGTTGAATGTCATATGGAATGCATGAGTATCCAAAAGATAGCGAAGCCGAGCAACTAATTGTGACTTGATAAACGGTAGAACAACTGTGAGCCTCACAGACTAATAACAGATCTCATCGTTTGCTTCCGCCCTGCTTCGGTGTCCATGCTCCCTATGAATGCTCCCTGGCTCCTGCGACCACCTCTAGCATTGTCGTACTACCAGCATCAACTCAAAGCTAAGGGGCGTATTTTCCGCTACAAAGAGCCAGTTAAAAGCCGTTCTCGAATTCTTGATACAAAGCCCAGTACACGCATCTATCTATCTatctctctatctctcTCGGTCTATCTCggtctctctttctcagTCTCTCACCCCACGTCCATTAAGAAACAAAATGGATCTCAAGAGATTTGTCACCTTGTGCGTTGCTCTCAACAAGTATATGAGAGTGGAGACACGGCTTACGCTCTATCGCTTTAGGAACAACGGGCTTCGAATCCCTCAGATTGCTTTCGACACTTGGCAGTCTCAACCCggagaggttgaggaatGCTGCATGAGTGGGCATCTGGTTGTGTAGAAGTGCGCAACCTGACCAATGTCTAATGTCGCCGGTGCCATCATAATTGGATACCGACATATCGACTGTGCTCGTGTTTTACGTGAGCTTGGTGCTCCTGATCGGAGGCGGCGTCTGAATATCTGCTTAATCGTCATACAGAGAATCAGCCCGAGGTCGCTGTTGGAATCAAGCGGATTAGGGGGTGAGACTTGTTATCGCTTTGACATCCATTGTCAAAAACTCCTGCAGACGACATCAATCCGTTTGGTTTGTAAAGGATGAAATAATACAAAGGTGGGATCGGCGGGTGCAAATTGATATGAAAATGTTGTGGGGACTGTGCGTGAGTATGaacttctctcttccatctgcCCCTTTACCCTCTTTACTTCGTACTGACATCGTTTACCAGGCTTTCGGCGCCAGACGGTGAAAAAAGACAGCTAATTGCCAAATCTTCAATATCAGCACATTCTCATCAATAAGTCACCTCCAaggacatcatcatcgtacCTGTCGATTCATTCTTCAAGACAGGCACGCAGGAGTTTAACTCGTTATGATTCTTTCCATATCGATGACAAAGCTCATCGGGGCTTTAGTAGTGTTGGGAGTTGCTCAATCGTGTTGGTATTATGTGTATCTAGAGAGCCCGTACGATTACTACTTCCGATATTGCAGCTCAGGTGTGAGTCTTCAGCTTCCTTCGCATATTGCCTGAACTAATGTATACAACTGGTAGTGCGGCAACTTAGCTAAAACCGACGGTAACTTTAACTCTTGCTGTATGCCCTACACGTCCGGCCAGTCTACTCCCGCTGTCTGCACCGCCCTTTCTTCAAGCTACGCGGCTATGGGAACTACCTGTACATGGGGTAATGTCCCAACCACCGATGCGCCTACTTCTACTCCTGTCGACCCAACTTACACCCCTCCTCCTTACACTCCTCCTGTCACCTCTGCCCAAGCGAATGCGCCAGATGATTGCACCACAGAGGAGCCAGACGATACCGAGGCCGCCACCGAGACCTTCTGGATCACTAGCATTACTACCACACCTTGCTCTacaacttcttctgctgctgatgcTCCTACGTCCAGCGATGGGTCTTGTGACTGTGGTGGGGAGGGCGGCCAAGCAGCCCAGTCAACAAATTGGGAGGGCAACACTGCACCTGCTAGCTTCACTGCTGACAATCATCGTCGTGGTATCATTCGACGGGGATCTTGCAACTGCTCTTCAGCCACCGGCTCCGCCCCAGCCGAGACATCCGCCGCTGCTGTAACGACCTCTACGCCCACCGCTACTTCCAGCGGTGACACTTGTGACTGTGGAGGAGAGTCGGGTCAGGCTGCCGAATCGACCAACTGGGAGGGCAACACTGCGCCCACCAGCTTCAATCCTGATAATCGCCGTCGTAGGGGTATATGGCAAAGGGGAACATGCGACTGCTCATCCGCGACCTCTGCCCATTCTGAGATTTCCGCCACGGAAACCTCATACGCGGTTGTTACGTCTTCTGCTCCAGCACCGACATCTTCCGATGACTCTTGTACTTGTGGTGATGAATCCGGTCAAGCTGCGAAATCCACAAACTGGGAAGGTAACACTGCCCCGGCCAGCTTCACTCCTGACAACCGACGACGTCGAAGGGGTgtgatgaagagaggaaaATGTGATTGTGGAGAGGCTGGGGCCAATACTGGGGGGATTGTAGCGTCTTCTTACGCTTATGAAGGTAAACCCGCTCTCATCTCTTTATCTTTTTAATTGACTCCTCTCAAAGGAAACACTGCACCGGCTACGTTCACGGCGGATAATCGCCGTCGTGCCGCTTTGAAACCTCGCAATACTGCTCCCGCCAGCTTCGCTCCCGATAACCGCAAGCGAGGTTACGAAGGTATCGTTCGTGGCGTTAGCGTTGGTGGGAAGCCTGAGAATGAGAGGAGGAATTACAACATGGTCCACGGCAAGGAGATGCGTTCAAACCACAGACGTTCCCCGGACCACCATTCCAACGTCGTCGAAAACGCCGAACGAAAAATCCCGACCGGCTTCTCCAGATATTACGAGAAACGTAATACTGCTGCTGCGACGACATGCACCTCTACCACTTGGATAACAACCGATGGTTGTGGAGCTGGAGCGGCCACTACATCGGTCGCAGCGGCGACTGACACCGATGCGCCTGTTACTGCCTCAGTTTCAGCAACTAATACTGAAGGAGAATCTGGCCAAGCGGCGGAAAGTACTAGTGCCGCAGAAGATACCGAATCTGCGCCAGCTACAACTGATGATATACCTTCGACAAGCGTTGCATGGGAAGGTGAGTAATTTACCTatacatcctcttcaagagCTAAGTTATTGACTCTATACAATAGGCTCCGggcctccttcttccttcgtgGGTGGTAATCGTAGGCAATGGTAGACGTTTTGGGGACAATGAAAGTGTTAAGGGACTGCATGAACAATGATTTGCAAGCGAGTTAGATTCTCGTAATCTGCTGTTACTTGTGCAAATGCTCTTTTCGATTCTATTAGTGCGGGGATACAGCCTTCCCATCATAGTTGTTAGCGACTATATCCTACATTGGTCAGTATTCTACGTCGAGGACGAAATAAAACTGTTTGACACTTCCTTCGCCTTGTTCAAGTCATCTTAtcggacgaggaagaggggttCCAGCATCATCACATCTTAACCAGTATTCAAAttgtcttctcttccacaGTCCGGCATGGTCCCCCGTAGATGTCTAACCACGCCGCATGcacatgcatgcatacaAATATCTCCTGCCAGTTTCCAGCGGTTTTATGTACATAGAAAGCGGAGCGCTGCATGATCCTAAGCTTCCTTTTTGGGAGTAGCGGGCGCTTATTCGCAATCGGTGAATTTAAACGAACTCCCATTTAGACACGCCGAACTCTCGACAACGAATGGTGGGCGAATCTTTTGAGTTTTGAACTTCGTACATTGTCCATATTCAGCCATTCAACTCTACAAAACCTATATAGAAAATCTGACCTACACTCCATCAAGTGGCCGGCAACTTCCAGAAGTCAGGGATAATCGACGATACGAACGGAAAGGAGAATTCTTAAAAAGCAACtcgacatcctcatcgcGTATACGATCTTTAGAGAAGGTTCTTCTAACCCTATATATCTCAAAATGGTATGTTCTGATTGTTCATTCGGTTTTGGATGCGTAGAAGAAAGCTGATAATTGTCGCGATTTTCAGTCTGCTCCTAAAGTTATTGCCGAATTGGTCGTCACCGGTATCAAAGTGTTGGGAAAGGCTACTGCCGCTGCTGGACAACAAGCTATTCGAAGTGAGTACTCCGAAACTTTCATTAAAGGATCGTAAGAGGACTGGGCCTGTTAAAACATTTCCACATGTTTTGGGCATTTAAATGCTCGCGACATGGTGTTGAAGACTTTAGCTCTGTCGGCGAAAGAAGATGCCGTATCGAATATACACTAATCATATCGCTTTGTTTAAGACTTCAAGGTCAAGCCTGAAGGTGCTCCCGATTCCTCCCCCGTTGGCGCCGGTTCCTCCAAAAATTCCATCACCAGTCAAATGCAAATGAGTTTGGACGAGGCAAGGTTAATCTTGaatgtgaagaaggatgatccAATGGAGGTCATACAAAAGGTGAGCCGTCTTGTTTTTTCTTCGGGTACTCGTGTGATGTATGGCGTGTTGCTTGGGGTGACGTTTGAACGCTTTTTCATACCTATGTATCCTCGACGATTGATTAAATTCCTCTGTCTTGGAGAGAGCAGGATCAATTTACGACGGGAAAGGAAGCTCCCAACCGTCCAAAGAGATCACTGTTGCTAACGTTGCTTCTCGAATCGCGTAGCACTACGACTACATATTTGCTGCCAactcccctcctcctccatccgcCGAATCCATTCCTCCCGTTAAGGGCGGTGCCACCGGAAAGCGAAGTAAAGTGCCTACGCATTCTCATTACCTTCAATCAAAGGTGTTCCGA from Cryptococcus neoformans var. neoformans B-3501A chromosome 7, whole genome shotgun sequence encodes:
- a CDS encoding hypothetical protein (HMMPfam hit to Epimerase, NAD dependent epimerase/dehydratase family, score: -83.2, E(): 9.3e-08), with product MTFNICITGAAGHVGKVVSRAALAKGHRVFGVDLPANSGVSGNDKYNYKQLDVRDDTALKTAMKEQGCDAMIHLAAVLNNPNSVHKGKDWTESDIHNINTSMSYGILRASSDLGVKRVVQASSVNAIGMRPFAVGSNPPTFDYFPLDENHPLRPQAAYDLSKQICEVQAGAFARKYPWMRIASFRYHWVVDSSLFNLETLHKRGGEPKDLWGYISEKDVAEATLLGLTAPEATFPNGHEAFFVVAPVQHQQAATIPLIDKWYPNVEKRREWKGNEGLYDCSKAKRFLGWEAKEYFPWYP
- a CDS encoding hypothetical protein (HMMPfam hit to UPF0108, Uncharacterised protein family (UPF0108), score: 42.6, E(): 1.1e-09); this translates as MSAPKVIAELVVTGIKVLGKATAAAGQQAIRNFKVKPEGAPDSSPVGAGSSKNSITSQMQMSLDEARLILNVKKDDPMEVIQKHYDYIFAANSPPPPSAESIPPVKGGATGKRSKVPTHSHYLQSKVFRALERIKAEKEAELSKTESAAEGAENATGGSAPGAGESR